Sequence from the Nocardia cyriacigeorgica GUH-2 genome:
GTCACCTCCGAATCGATGTCGCCGGGGGTGGCGTCGGTGGTCTTCGACAGGTTCGGCGCGGTGCGCTCGACCGCGACGCTCAGCACGTTCACCGCATCCTTGGCGGCAGGGTCAGTTTCGTTGGTGCTCATACTGTTTCGGTCCTATCTGCCGGGGATCGGGCGGGAGAGTTCGTTGCCGGTTGCGCCGGGCGGTGGGCCCGCGGTGTTGTCGGGGACATTCGGGCGCGGCGCGTTGGCGGAGCCGCGGATCTGCAAGGCCGGGTCGTTGGTGATGCAGTAGTTGTAGAGACGCACCCGGGTGTCGGTGGTCGCATTGGTGGGGACGACGGGGATGGTGTCGTATTCGCAGGTCGGGCGCGGCCACGGGTCCACAAGGGTGTGGTAGGCGCCGTCGTGGGCGGGAATGCCGATGGCGGCCGAGCCTTCGCGCAGCGCGGGGAAGAGCGCGGCGATGGCGGGGGCGCGCAGCTTGGCCGCTTTGGTGATGGCGACGAAGTTGGTGACCAGGTTGGTGATCGGGTCCTCGGTGGCCTGCACGAACCCGCCGAGGGTGGCGAGCTGATCGGGCGCCAGGTCCAGGAACCGGCGCACCTCCTGGTCAGCGGCGGTGAGCTGGTCGAACAGCGCGCCCGCGCCGGTGGTGAGGGTGGTCAGGTCGGGCTGGGCGTGCGAGGTGGTCTCGGCGATGACGCCGAGATTCTCGATCAGCTGACGGGTCTGCGGCAGCAGCTCGTTGAGCCCGGCCATGGCCCGGCTGATCCCGGAGATCATGTTGCGCAACCGATCCGGGCCACCCGCCAGTGCCTTGTCCAGCTCGTTGACGATGACGGTGAGCCGCTCCGGGTTGAGCCCGCCGATCAGTCCGCTGACATTGGTCAGCACCGACTGCACCGACACCGGCGTCGAGGTGTGGGCCATGTCCACCACCGCGCCGTCCTGCAAATAGGGGCCGGAATCGGCGTCGGGCCGGAAGTCGAGATACTGCTCACCCGCCGCGGACAGCCGGCCGACGGCGACCGTGCCGCCCACCGGGATCTTGGCCGACGAGTCGATCTCGGCTACCGCCGCGATCCCCGTCTCGGTGACTCGTACATCGCTGACCCGGCCGACCCGGGTGCCACGGAAGGTGACGTCGTTGCCCGGCAGCAGGCCACCGGAACCACGCAGCTCGACGGTCACCGCGTAGCTGTTGGGCAGCGGGTTGATCCGCAGCACCTCGGCACCCAGGTACCAGGAGCCGAGCACGAGGATCACCACCAGCCCGAGGTTCGCGACCGCCACGCGGCGGCGAACCAGGTAATTCCACAGCGGGATATTCACCGCTCACCACCTTGCGGGGCCGGCTGCGGCGCGGGCGCCGGCTGTCCGGGCACCGGCTGCGGCGGGCTGGTGACCCGGCCGATCACCTTCTGGATCACCTGCGCGAGGCTGCCGATGAACGCCGGTACATCGCCGACCTCGGGCAACCGGCTGCCGGTGGGATCGGTCAACGCGCCGACGCTCAGGTACGACACCGTCGCCGCGACGGCCAGCGTCGGGCCTTCCAGCGTGGCTTCCAGCGACGGATAGATGGAATGGAACCGCTCGAGCAGCTGCCCGAGATCGCCACCCATCTGGGTGAAGCCCGACATCAGCTGCTGGATGCTGTCGAACAGGCTCACGAAATCCTCGCCGGTGGTGTTGGTGAAATCGCCCAGCGCGGCCATGGTCACCGACACCTTGTTGATCAGCGCCGAGATATCGCGATTGTTCTCGGCCACCAATCCGAGCAGTCCGGGGAAGGTATCGGCGGCCTGACCCAACTCGGCCTTGCGCGCGGCCAGTTCACCGGTGAGCACATTCACCCCCGACAGCACACTGTCGATATCGCCGGTGCGGGCATTGAGCGCGGCGAGCACGCTGGTGAGTTCGGTGATCATGTGTGCCAGCTGGGGTGCGCGGCCGCCGAACATCGAATCCATCTGCGCGGTGATCTCGGCGGCCTGATTGAGCCCGCCGCCGTTGATCAGCATCGACACCGACACCATGAGCTCTTCCACCGAGGCGCCTGCGCCGGTGTGGTCGGTGCCGATGATGTCGCCGGGTTGCAGCAGTTCGGTTTCCGGGGTGGCCGGTGGCAGCGTCATCGCGATGAAGATGTCGCCGAGCGGGGTGGCCTGGCGCAATTCGGCGGTGGTGCCGCGCGGCAGTTTGATGTCGTCGCGGATGAGCATTTCCACGTCGGCGATGAAATTGGTGGTGGAGATATCGGTGACGACGCCGATATCGGTGCCGCCGATCTTCACGTGCGCGCGGTCGGGCAGATTCAGCGCGTCGCGGAACGCGGCGCGAATGGTGTAGCCGGGGCCGCCGATACCGGGTTTGGGCATCGGCACGTTCTCCACCGTGATGCCGCAGCCGGTGGCCGCGCCCACGGTGAGGATCACCGCGCACGCGCCCAATGCCTGGCGGATCAGCACTGTCCTGCGAATCATCACTCTCATTTCGTGAGTCCGAGCAAGGCGGCGGTCAGCCCGAAATCGGGACCGAAATCCTGGATCTTGCCGGTGCGGCAGCCGTCGGAGCGCATCTGCACGCGCTCGCAGAACAGCGACAGCACCTCACTGTCGAGCACCGCCTTGTCCAGCAGGCCGTGCAGCCGCAGTGCGCGATGCTCGCGGCTGACCGCGTTGGAGAAGTTCTCGAAGAACAACGGCGCCACATCGACCAATTCGGTGAGACCACGGGCGTTGGCGCGCATCTGCGCGGTGATGGTGGTGAACCGCTGCAACGCACCGGCCAGCTGATCGGAATTCTGGCCGACCACCGAGGAGGTGTTGTTGACGAAATCGTTGAGCTGGGTCAGCACCGCTTGCAGGCCGGGTGACTGCTCGCCCATCAACTGCACCAGTTCGGTGAGCCGGCCGCTGAAATCGCGGACGGTCTGATCGTTGGTGGCGATGATCTGGGTGATCTCGTTGAGTTTGATGATGGTGTTGGCGATCTGGTCCTTGTTGGCGAAGGACACCTCGAAGGCCGACGACAAGGCGTCCAGGGTGGCGCGCAACCGGTCGCCATTGCCTTCCAGCAACGGGAACAGCACTCGGCTCGCCATCGGGCCCTGCGCGTTATCGCCCTTGAGCGCGGCGCCGAGCTGATCGAAGTTCTCCAGAATCCGGTCCAGTTCCACCGGCACCCGGGTGCGGGCCAGCGGAATGTGGGCGCCGTCGGTGAGCAGCGGGCCCTCGCCGGAATACGCGGGCGCCAATTCGACGTGCCGGTTGGTGATCAGCTGCGGCGAAACGAGCGCGGCCATCGCGTTTTCCGGGACCTTGACGTCCTTGTCGATGGCCATGGTGACCTGGACGTAGCTGCCCTTGGCCGTCACCGTCTCCACGCGGCCGACCGGGACGCCGAGAATCGCCACCTCATTGCCCGCGTACAGGCCGGCGACGTTCTCGAAATCGGCGCTGATACGCAGATGTTCGCCGAGATACTGATCCGGCAGCGCACTGATGCTCTCGGGCAGCAGCGCACATCCGGCTGCCAGTGTCGCCGCGACACACAGTGCGGCCGTGCGCACGATCGTGCGAATTCTCATGAGCTGCACCCCTGAATGGCCTGGGCGAAACACAGCCAGTTGTCCGGCAGGATCCACGGCGCCCAGACATCGCCGTAGGGTCCATTACCGAGGGCATTGTTGAACTGGCGCAGGGCCACCGGCATGATCTCGTAGAGCCGGTCCAGGTTGTCCCGGTTCTTCTCCAGACCTTGGGTCATGGTGTTGAGATTCTGGATCAGCGGCCCGAGCTGATCGTTGTTCTCGATGCCCATCTCGCGCAGCAGCGCCGACAGCGCGGCCACATTGTCGAGCAATTGCCGCAGCAGGTTCTGCCGCAGCGCCACCGCGTTACCGATCGCCTCACCGCGAGTCAGCAGCAACAGCACGCTGTTCTGATTGTCGGCGGCCAATTGCGAGACCTGATCGAGGCCCTTCAACAGCACGTCGACCTCGTCGCGGCGATCATTGATCACCTTGGCGAGCGCGCCGATACTGTCGAGCGCGGTGATCGCCAGCTCCGGCGAATCGCCCATCTGCTGGTCGAACAGATCCAGCGCGGTGCGCAATTTCTCCGGGTCGATGCGTTCGATGCGTTCGAACGAGGACTTGTATTTCGGATCCTGGATCACCTTGCCCAGGTTGTAGGGCACCGAGGTGTTCTCGATCGGAATCCGGTTGTCCGGCAGACCTTTACCGTCGCCCGGTGTGAGTTCGATATGCAGCCTGCCGAGAATGGTCGACATCTTGATCGCCGCGCGGGCGTTCGGGCCCAGCCGCATATCGCGGCGGATGCGCAGGTCGACCACGACCTTGTCGTCGACCAGGTTCACCGCCTGCACCGCGCCGACCTCGATACCCGACACGTCCACCGTCGCACCCGGCCGCAACCCGGCGGCTTGGGCGAACTCGACCTGAATGGTCTTGTCCGACAGGCGCGCCTGCGAAATCACGCTCAACCCGACCAGCAGCAGCACCACCGCGGCGGCCGCGCCGAAACCCAGCCACAGGAACCGATTCGAGGAATATCTCGGCAGTCGTATTCGCGCCATCACCGGCACACCTCCGATTGGGATTCGCCACCGACCTGCGAGAACAGGCCCGGCGGCAGCAGCACGCCCCACAGCGACACATCCAGGCGGCAGATATAGGCATTGGCATAGGCGCCGTAGCTGGTGAACCGGGCCAGGCCATTGAGCACATTCGGCAATTCGATCGCCGCCTGATCCAGTGCGGCACCATTGAGCAGCAGCAACGCCACACCGCTGGTTGCCATGTCCTGCGCCCGCGCCATATCCGGTTTGACCTGTGTGATCAGCCCGACCAGCGCATCGGTGGAGGTCGCCACCTGATCCACCGAACTCTTCAGCGATTCACCCTCGGTATACAACGCTTCCACCAGTGATCTGGCCTGGGTGATGAGCGTTTCCAGCTCCTTGCTGCGATTGGCCAGGCCGGCGATCACACTGCTCAGATTGGTGATTACCTGCCCGAGAATCTCGTCACGCGCGCCGAAGGTGGTGGCCAGCTCGGCCGCCTGAGTGATCAGCGCGCTCAGCGATACGCCGTCGCCCTGGAGCGCTTGAATCAGCGTCTCCGACAGCGAATTCACCTGATCCGGCTGCAGGACGCTGAACAGCGGCTCGAAACCGGACAGCAGCGCGGAGACGTCGAACGACGGTTCGGTGCGCTCGAGCGGGATATAGCTGCCCGGTTCCAGCACCGTGCCGTCGCCCTCACCGGGAATCAGCGCGATATAGCGCTGGCCGATCAGATTCTGATACCGCACCAGCGCTTTGGTGGTGGTGGTCAGCCGCTGCCGGTCCTGGATCCGGAATTCCAGGCGGGCCTTGTAGTCGTCTTCGAAATCGATGCTGTCGACCCGGCCCACCCGCACCCCGGCCATGCGCACATCGTCGCCGACGCGCACGCCGAGCACATCGGAGAACGTCGCCGAATAGCTGTGCGTATCGCCGGAGACCGACCGCTGCAACGTCGACCAGATGGTGTAGGTCAGCACCACCGCCAGCACCGCGAACAGGCTGAACCCGATCAGCGCCTTGCCCGACTTCATGCGTAGACCTCCACGGATCCACCGGCCAGCAGCGGCGTCAGCAGCAGCAGCTGCGCGGCATTGGGCTTACCGCCGACGATCTCGGCGACCGCCGCGTGACCGCGCACCGTCGTCACCGGGCGGGGGCCCGATGCGGGGAGCGGGACCATGCGCCGGGGTCCGGCCGGGATCGATGCCGAAGCCGGGGCTGCGCCGGACGACGCGGGTCCGCCAGGGGCGGCGGCTGGGGCAGCACCATTCGGTGCGGTGCCCGTGGGGGTACCGCCATTGGGCGCGGAATCAGCAGGTCCAGGCGTCGACCCTCCCGAGCCGGGCACACCGGCCGCAGGCGCGGCACCGGCAGGTCCGGGCGCACCAGGCAGCGGGGCCGTGATTCCGGGAATCGCCGGCAGACCGGGGATGAAAGGCAGGCCGGGCACGGCCGGCGCGCCGGGTTGCGCGGGCGCCGGGGGAACTCCCGGCACCGGAATCGCCGCCGGAGCCGGGCCCGCGGAATCGAGCCGGCGCGGCAGCATCTGCGGCGGATACTCTTGCGGCGGCGCCACTGTCGGCACCGTCGGCCCACCGCAGCGCGGGCCGGTCATCTCGCCGTAGCGCGGGCAGTCCTCGGCGGTGTACTGCTGGAACGGGGTGAACGAGACGTCCATTTTCCACACCATCTGCTTGCGTGGGCCGAACCGGAACACCGACTGCATCTTGCCCAGGGTGGCGTTGAGGTTGGCCGCGGTGTACGGGATGGCTTCGGGGTCGCGGGCCAGCGAGCCGAACAGTTCGTCCAGGCCGGGCACCAGTTCCTTGGCCGCGTTCGGGTTGCGGGCGAACAGGCTGTTCACCGAGTCCACCGCGCCACTGGCATTGGCCAGCAGGGCGATGAGTTTGTCGCGGCGTTCGGTGAGGGTGCGCGCCGTCGTCACCGATTCCGACAGCACGCCCACCAGCTCCGGCGCCGACTGGCTCAACGCGGTGGTGGCGCGGCCGAGATCGCCGAGCAACTCCCCCACCCCGTCGATCGCGCGCACCTGGGTGATCCAGTTGTCGAGGCGTTCGATGGTGGAGCCGGGAACCCGGGCGCCGGGGTCGAGGGCGGCGGAGAAGGTCGCCAGCACCCGGCCCAGCTTCTCGGGCTGGATATTGTCGAGCACGTCGCGCAGCACCGTCAGCGTGGTCTGCAATTGGACGGTGCCCGCGCTGGTGTCCTCTTCAATGGTCGAACCCGCGCGCAATACGCCCTCGGACGGGCCGTTGTCGACCAGTTCGATCGCGGTGACGCCGAACAGGTTGTTCGGAATCACCCGGGCGGTCACATTGTCCGGAATCGTCTCGGCCGCCACGGGTTTCAGGTCGACGGCCACTTCCTGACGTTGCCCGGCCGCCACCACGTCGACCGCGCTGACCGCACCGACCACCATCCCGCGGAACTTCACGTCCGCGCGGGCCGGCAAGCCGTCACCGGTGCTGGTGAGCGTGACGGTGACGGGCACCTTCGCCTCGAAGTAGCCGGTGTAGCGCAAGGCCAGCAGGCCGAGCAGCACGATGACGGTGGCCAGCACCGCCAGGCCGGACAAGGTCAGCTGACGAGCGGTGGGACCGCGCCCACTCGGATCCAGAATCATCGCCGCCTACCCCGAGATCCGGAATCCGGGGTCGATACCCCAGATCGCGAGGGTCAGGAAAAGATTCGCGAACACCATCACGACGATGACCATCTTGATCGCCTGGCCGGCCGCCACGCCGACGCCTTCCGGGCCGCCGGAGGCGAAATAGCCGTAATAGCACTGGATGAACGTCGACAACATCACGAAAACGATCACCTTGAGCAGCGAGAAGAACACATCGGGACCGATGAGGAACTGGAAGAAATAGTGGTCGTAGGTGCCCGCCGAGGTACCGCCGAGAAACAGCACCGACAGCTTCGTCGCCAGATACGCCGTGGCAAGGCCGATGCTGTAGAGCGGAACGATGGTCAGCGTGGCCGCGATCATCCGGGTGGTCACCAGGTACGGCAGCGGGCGAATGGCAATGGATTCCAGTGCGTCGATCTCCTCGGAGATCCGCATCGAACCCAGTTGCGCGGTGAACCGGCAGCCGGCCTGAATGGCGAAGGCCAGCGTGGCCAGGATGGGCGCCAGCTCACGGGTGGTGGCGAAACCGGAGATCGCGCCGGTCAACGGGCCCATGGTGAGCAGATTCAGCGCGGAGAACGACTCCATGCCCACGGTGATGCCGCCGAACGCGCACAGGATGATCACCACACCGGCGGTGCCGCCGCCGACGATCAGCGAGCCGTTGCCGAAGCCGACGTCGGCGGTCAACCGCAGCACTTCCTTGCGGTAATGGCGCAGTACGAACGGAATCGCGGCCACCGCCTGGAAGAAGGTGATCGCCTGGTGGCCCACCCGGCGATTGGCCTGGACCGGGATCGCGGCCGCCGCACCGGCCATCCGCACCGGTTTCAGCGCGGGCGGGGTGTAGGAGCTGCCCACCTCAGATCACCTTCGTCGGAAACAGCGTGTTGTACAGCTGGGTCAGAATGATGTTGGTGGCGAACAACATCAGCGCCGAACTCACCACCGCCGAGTTCACCGCATTGGCCACACCACCGGGGCCGCCCTTGGCGTGCAGTCCGATATCGCAGGCGATGATGGCGGTGAGCAGACCGAACACCGCCGCCTTCACCAGCGCGACGATCAGATCGTTGGCCACGGCGAAGGAGGCGAACGAACCGATGAACGAACCGGGCGTCCCCGACTGCGCGTACACATTGAACATGTAGGCGGTCGCGAAGCCGACGAAGACGATGAACCCGCACAGCAGCATGCTCACCAGCACCGCCGCCACCAGGCGCGGCGCGACGAGCCGGCGCACCGGGTCGACGCCCATCACCATCATCGCGTCGATCTCCTCGCGAATGGTGCGCGAACCCAGATCGGCGCAGATGGCCGAACCGACCGCGCCCGCGATCATCAGCGAGGTCACCAGCGGCGCGCCCTGGCGGATGATGCCGAGACCGGCCACCGCACCGATGAAGGTGGTCGCGCCGACCTGATTCACCAGCGCACCGACCTGGATCGACACCACCACCGCGATCGGGATGGCGACGAACACCGTCGGCGCTGCGGACACGTTCGCCATGAAGGCGCACTGCTTGATGAATTCCTGGAACGGGAACCGGCGCGTGAAAATAGCGCGGAAGGTCTCGATGAGCGCGTCGCGACCGAGGGTGACCTGACGGCCAAGCGTTTCCAGCGACCGCTGCGGATGCCGTTGCCACAAGCCTTTGGCATCGGCGATCGCCTGCTCGAGATCGGTGGGCGGAGCGGGTTTTTCGACGGTCGTCATCGACTCTGCATTCCCTTCGCGGCCACGTCGCCGCCGAGCTGATGCTGGAGTTCGACCAGCCCGTACCCCACCACCGCGATACCGGCGGCCACGGTGCTCAGCACGGCCAGCCACAGCCCGAATCGCAGAATCGGGTTCACTTTCATCCGCCCGCCGAGAATCTTGATGCCGATCACCAAGATGTCGATGAGCCACACCAGGATCATCATCAGGTCATGCACACATTCGCGAAGGTGAGCACCGGCCAGCACACGATGGAGCCGAGAAACGAGACGACGACGTCGATTCCGTGCATATCGCGCAGATGACTGGTGTGCGTCAGCGTCCAGATCACGCCGATCAATCCGTATGGAATGCCGAGGATGATGAGTGTCCCGAGGAATTCGGAGACCTTCATCTCGTAGCTGAATATTCGATCCAGCTTCTTGAGCATCGACCTAGTCCTTTCCTGCCGGCCCCGTCCGGCGCACGATCCCCGCCGCCGCGCGCAGTCGGCGCGCCGTGTGTGTCCGGCGCGCCTCCCAACCGGTCCGGCTGGATCGGTATGTTACGCACCATTCCGCTCGATACGGAAGCGATTCGACAAGATTCCATCCAGCTATGGCGAGATTGGCCAGACCAGCCAGGCAAGATGCGGGACGAGCAGCACAACAAGTTATCGACTGTTCGCTGCCCAAACCGGCCTTGCGAGGAAGAATCGCGAGTAACATAATGGGCGCAGTGGCACCCGGAGAGCTCGCACTCGGCTCGTCCGGCGCACCGGCAAGAGAACGGATATATGCCCATGACCGCAGTCGCGCGATCCTTCGAGCAGGATGGTCTGCCACCGCTGACCACCGAGCAGACCCGTATCCCCATCGGCACCCACCACCGGCCGTTCACCAAGCGCCCGCTGGCACTGACCGACGCCCTGGACTTCTGGAGCTTCGGCGGCGCCGCCGCCAATGTCGTGATGCAGATGGCGCGCCCTGGCGTCGGCTACGGCGTCGCGGAGAGCCGGGTGGAATCCGGTGCGCTGATGGTCCATCCGTGGAAGCGGGCGCGGACCACGACGCAGTATCTGGCGGTGTCGATCCTGGGCACCCAGGAGGAGAAGGACGCGTTCCGGGAAGCGGTCAATGTGGCGCATCGGCAGGTGCGTTCGGGCCCGGACAGCAAGGTGAAGTACAACGCCTTCGACCGCCATCTCCAGCTGTGGGTAGCGGCGTGCCTGTTCATCGGATTCGAAGACACCTACCAGCTGCTCAACGGCAAGATGACCGAGGAGCAGGCCGAGCAGTTCTATCAGACCTCATCGCCGCTGGCGACCGGGCTCCAGGTGCCGCGGGAGATGTGGCCGGCTACCCGCAAGGATTTCGACGCGTACTGGAACGAGATGGCGCGCCAGGCCGTGCTCGACGATTTCGTGCGCGGCTACTTGGATGATCTGCTGAATCTGCGGATGATCCACTGGTATCTGCGGATCCCGTTCCGTGGTCTGCTGAAGTTCTTGACCATCGGATTTCTCGCGCCGTACTTCCGCGAGCAGTTGCGGGTGGAGTGGACCGCGGCCGATCAACGGCGCTTCGACAACCTTTTCCTGTTCGTCGGTTTCGTCAACCGGTTCATTCCGCGGTTCCTGCGATTCGGCGGTTCGCATGCGCTGATGGTGGATCTGCGCCGACGGATGCGGAAGCAGAAGAGTTTGATCTGAGACGCACCCGGATCCGGCGGCGCAGCGTGGGGCCGCCGGATCCGGGTGATCGACCGCTGCCCCGGACCGCTAGCGGCCGGGGCAGCTGGTGTGTTCACCGCCGGACGTAGATGCCCACCAGGTCCTTGAGCGCGCGGTTCTCGCCGTGCAGTTCCTCGAGCGCGATACGCAGGCGGCGCACCTCGTTGGCCAGGTCGTCGGCGCTGCGGTGGCCGAATTCCGGGTCGCCGACCGGCGTTACCGTCGAGGCCGGGGGCGCGGTCACCGCGACCAGCTCGGCGGCGCGCTGCTCGGTGGCCGGGGCCGGCTGCTCGGCGGCGGGTGCCGGCTGCTCGGTGGCGGGTGCCTCGGCCACCGCGGTGAGTTCCTCGACAACCGGGGTGGGCTCAGGCTCGGCGACCAGCGTCGCGGCGGCGGCCGGTGCGGCCTGAAGACGCGCGGCCGCCTTCTTCGCCGGGGACGAGCCGTTGGCCGACGCGGCCCGCTTGCGAGCGGTGGCGGCCCGAGCCTTCGGTGCCTTCTTCACCACGCGCTTGCGGGGCGCGGGGGCGGCTTCGGCCGGGGCGGGCTCTTCGGCCGCCGCCGCACCGTTGGCCGAGGCGGCGGCCTTGACCCAGTTGGTGAGGGCGCCCACCGACGGCCAGCCCGCCTTCTGCACCACTTCCTCGCACGCCGCGTTCAACGACTTACCCTCGGCGCGGAGCTTTTCCACCTTCTTGACTGCCCTGGCTTTTTCCGCATCGGTGAATCTCTTGGCCATTGTCGCCGCTCCTGCTATCCAGATCATGGTCATGTCACCCGGTATCGAACACAGATGACAGCACAGCCAGTGCCGTGCGAAACATAACGGATATACCCGATTCCATGCCAATCAAGACAATCTCTGGAACTGCGGGTGGAATTCTCCAGGAGCCGGACGGCGGTGTGATCGGCGCGGCGGTAGGCACGTTAATCGTTGTGCTGGAACGGTTTCGATATCAGCACCAGGGTGAAGTGTGATCGTCGGCGGCGATACCGAAACCGTCAGCAGCGCTATCTCCTACTGTGCCGCTAGGCCGGCGTCACCGACACGGGAACACCATTGAACACCGCATTACCGGAGGGACGGTCGACCACCGTGTCATCAGTGAGCACATTGGTGTTCACACCGGCATGCTCGCGCGCCACCCGTTGACCGCCAACGGTGTGGCCCCAGCCGTGCGGCAGGCTCACCACGCCGGGCATGATCGCCTCGGTCGGTTCCAGATCCACGGTGAGTTCGCCCGCCGCCGATTTCACCACCGCGTGCTCGCCGAGGCCGAGCCGGTCGACGTCATCGGGGTGGATGTGCAGCGTGCACCGGTTCGTGCCGCTCACCAGGCGCGGCATATTGTGCATCCAGCTGTTGTTGGAGCGCAGGTGGCGGCGGCCGATCAACACCATCTCCGGTGCGGCGGCGGCCAATCCGGTGCGCAGGCGGTCGACATCGGCGAGCAGCTGCGGCGGTGCGAGTTCGACGCGACGGGACTCGGTGCGCAGTACCTCGGGCAGCCGCGGCTGGAGCGGGCCGAGATCGACGCCGTGCGGGTTGTCCAGCAAGGTCGCCAGGGTGAGGGTGCCGCCGTTCCACGCGCCGTACGGGCCCAGGCGCAGCATCATGTCGATGCGCTGCTCGGTGGTGTTCGCACCGATCAATTCGCTGCGGCGGTCGGCAAGACCGGCTTTGTGCAAGGTGCCCGCGATGACGAATTCGTCGAAAGCGGTGAGGGCGTCGCGGCCGTCCGCGCCCCGGTGATCACCGCCGGTGACCGCGGCGGCCAGGCGGGCGATGACCGCGGCCTCCGACGGCCGCTCGCCCAGCGGCACCAGCGGCCGCGAGTAGCGCGCGTAATTGCGGACCGCGAATTGCAGCAGCGCGAAATCGTAATGCGGTGATTGCAGCGGACGCGGCGGCGGCAAGATCACATCGGCATGACGGGTGGTCTCGTTCAGATAGCAGTCCACGCTCACCATGAACTCGAGTCCGGCGAACGCGGAATCCAGGCGGGCGCCATTGGGTGCCGACAGCACCGGATTTCCGGCGACCGTGATCACGGCCCGCACCTGGCCCTCGCCCGGCGTGGTGATCTCGTCGGCCAAGGTGGCGACCGGGAATTCGCCCATCGCCTCGGGCAGTTCACGGACCCGGCTGGTCCAGCGGCCCAATCGGAATGCTTTGGTGCGCACGATCCCCAGCGCCGCGGCCGAGGCGAACATGACCCCGCCCGGTGCGTCCAGATTTCCGGTGAGGGTATTGATCACATCGACCAGCCATTGGGTGACCGTGCCGAATTCGGTGGTGCAGGTGCCGATCCGGGCATACACCGCGGCGGTGGGCGCCTCGGCCAGTTCACGGGCCAGCCGGACAATCGTGTCCGCGGGCACGCCGGTGCGGCGGGCGACCACATCCGGTGCGAAATCGGCGGCGGCCGCGCGCACCTCGTCGAGCCCGTGCACCGGCGTCCGCAGGTCGACGAGGTTCTCCGCGAACAGCGTGTGCACGATCCCGAACAGCAGATACGCGTCGCTGCCCGGCCGGACGAACAGGTGCTCGTCGGCCAGGTCGGCGGTGCGGGTGCGGCGTGGATC
This genomic interval carries:
- a CDS encoding MlaD family protein, giving the protein MIRRTVLIRQALGACAVILTVGAATGCGITVENVPMPKPGIGGPGYTIRAAFRDALNLPDRAHVKIGGTDIGVVTDISTTNFIADVEMLIRDDIKLPRGTTAELRQATPLGDIFIAMTLPPATPETELLQPGDIIGTDHTGAGASVEELMVSVSMLINGGGLNQAAEITAQMDSMFGGRAPQLAHMITELTSVLAALNARTGDIDSVLSGVNVLTGELAARKAELGQAADTFPGLLGLVAENNRDISALINKVSVTMAALGDFTNTTGEDFVSLFDSIQQLMSGFTQMGGDLGQLLERFHSIYPSLEATLEGPTLAVAATVSYLSVGALTDPTGSRLPEVGDVPAFIGSLAQVIQKVIGRVTSPPQPVPGQPAPAPQPAPQGGER
- a CDS encoding MCE family protein, yielding MARIRLPRYSSNRFLWLGFGAAAAVVLLLVGLSVISQARLSDKTIQVEFAQAAGLRPGATVDVSGIEVGAVQAVNLVDDKVVVDLRIRRDMRLGPNARAAIKMSTILGRLHIELTPGDGKGLPDNRIPIENTSVPYNLGKVIQDPKYKSSFERIERIDPEKLRTALDLFDQQMGDSPELAITALDSIGALAKVINDRRDEVDVLLKGLDQVSQLAADNQNSVLLLLTRGEAIGNAVALRQNLLRQLLDNVAALSALLREMGIENNDQLGPLIQNLNTMTQGLEKNRDNLDRLYEIMPVALRQFNNALGNGPYGDVWAPWILPDNWLCFAQAIQGCSS
- a CDS encoding MCE family protein, which encodes MILDPSGRGPTARQLTLSGLAVLATVIVLLGLLALRYTGYFEAKVPVTVTLTSTGDGLPARADVKFRGMVVGAVSAVDVVAAGQRQEVAVDLKPVAAETIPDNVTARVIPNNLFGVTAIELVDNGPSEGVLRAGSTIEEDTSAGTVQLQTTLTVLRDVLDNIQPEKLGRVLATFSAALDPGARVPGSTIERLDNWITQVRAIDGVGELLGDLGRATTALSQSAPELVGVLSESVTTARTLTERRDKLIALLANASGAVDSVNSLFARNPNAAKELVPGLDELFGSLARDPEAIPYTAANLNATLGKMQSVFRFGPRKQMVWKMDVSFTPFQQYTAEDCPRYGEMTGPRCGGPTVPTVAPPQEYPPQMLPRRLDSAGPAPAAIPVPGVPPAPAQPGAPAVPGLPFIPGLPAIPGITAPLPGAPGPAGAAPAAGVPGSGGSTPGPADSAPNGGTPTGTAPNGAAPAAAPGGPASSGAAPASASIPAGPRRMVPLPASGPRPVTTVRGHAAVAEIVGGKPNAAQLLLLTPLLAGGSVEVYA
- a CDS encoding MCE family protein; the protein is MNIPLWNYLVRRRVAVANLGLVVILVLGSWYLGAEVLRINPLPNSYAVTVELRGSGGLLPGNDVTFRGTRVGRVSDVRVTETGIAAVAEIDSSAKIPVGGTVAVGRLSAAGEQYLDFRPDADSGPYLQDGAVVDMAHTSTPVSVQSVLTNVSGLIGGLNPERLTVIVNELDKALAGGPDRLRNMISGISRAMAGLNELLPQTRQLIENLGVIAETTSHAQPDLTTLTTGAGALFDQLTAADQEVRRFLDLAPDQLATLGGFVQATEDPITNLVTNFVAITKAAKLRAPAIAALFPALREGSAAIGIPAHDGAYHTLVDPWPRPTCEYDTIPVVPTNATTDTRVRLYNYCITNDPALQIRGSANAPRPNVPDNTAGPPPGATGNELSRPIPGR
- a CDS encoding MCE family protein; its protein translation is MKSGKALIGFSLFAVLAVVLTYTIWSTLQRSVSGDTHSYSATFSDVLGVRVGDDVRMAGVRVGRVDSIDFEDDYKARLEFRIQDRQRLTTTTKALVRYQNLIGQRYIALIPGEGDGTVLEPGSYIPLERTEPSFDVSALLSGFEPLFSVLQPDQVNSLSETLIQALQGDGVSLSALITQAAELATTFGARDEILGQVITNLSSVIAGLANRSKELETLITQARSLVEALYTEGESLKSSVDQVATSTDALVGLITQVKPDMARAQDMATSGVALLLLNGAALDQAAIELPNVLNGLARFTSYGAYANAYICRLDVSLWGVLLPPGLFSQVGGESQSEVCR
- a CDS encoding MCE family protein, whose protein sequence is MRIRTIVRTAALCVAATLAAGCALLPESISALPDQYLGEHLRISADFENVAGLYAGNEVAILGVPVGRVETVTAKGSYVQVTMAIDKDVKVPENAMAALVSPQLITNRHVELAPAYSGEGPLLTDGAHIPLARTRVPVELDRILENFDQLGAALKGDNAQGPMASRVLFPLLEGNGDRLRATLDALSSAFEVSFANKDQIANTIIKLNEITQIIATNDQTVRDFSGRLTELVQLMGEQSPGLQAVLTQLNDFVNNTSSVVGQNSDQLAGALQRFTTITAQMRANARGLTELVDVAPLFFENFSNAVSREHRALRLHGLLDKAVLDSEVLSLFCERVQMRSDGCRTGKIQDFGPDFGLTAALLGLTK